From the genome of Kaistella daneshvariae, one region includes:
- a CDS encoding acyl-ACP desaturase translates to MYDKLVRIEVMRTLGKNVDEFISSYLTPVEKIWQPTDFLPDPSADSFKYDVEELQTYAREMGYDLFVTLIGDCITEEALPSYESWLMGVDGVGVEERSGWAQWVRSWTAEENRHGDLLNKYLYLCGRVNMREVEITTQYLIQDGFDIGTTMDPYRNFVYTSFQETATNISHRRVGSLAKQSGNTKLSRMCGVIAADEARHAKAYKHFVTKIFELDPSEMMLAFEDMMRKKIVMPAHLMRESGQAAGELWDHFSDAAQRAMVYTGQDYINILSDLLDEWKIEHFSNLTEKAQKAQEYLVKLPARLQRITDRIATPDLEYQFKWVKS, encoded by the coding sequence ATGTACGATAAATTAGTGAGAATCGAGGTGATGCGGACTTTAGGCAAAAATGTCGATGAGTTTATTTCCTCTTACCTAACTCCCGTAGAAAAAATTTGGCAGCCCACAGACTTCTTGCCGGATCCTTCTGCAGACAGTTTTAAATACGATGTGGAAGAATTGCAAACGTACGCACGGGAAATGGGTTATGACCTTTTCGTTACTTTAATTGGCGACTGCATCACCGAAGAAGCTTTACCGAGCTACGAATCCTGGTTGATGGGCGTTGACGGCGTTGGTGTGGAAGAAAGAAGCGGTTGGGCACAATGGGTGCGCAGTTGGACCGCGGAAGAGAACCGTCACGGCGATCTTTTAAATAAATATCTCTACCTCTGCGGCCGCGTAAATATGCGCGAAGTGGAAATCACCACGCAATATTTAATTCAGGATGGTTTCGACATTGGGACCACCATGGATCCGTATCGAAACTTTGTGTATACCAGTTTTCAGGAAACTGCAACCAATATTTCGCACCGAAGAGTGGGCTCTTTAGCGAAGCAAAGTGGTAACACCAAACTTTCCAGAATGTGTGGTGTAATCGCAGCTGACGAAGCACGTCACGCAAAAGCATACAAACATTTCGTTACTAAAATTTTTGAACTTGATCCTTCCGAAATGATGTTGGCTTTTGAAGATATGATGCGTAAAAAAATTGTGATGCCAGCGCATTTGATGCGGGAATCCGGACAAGCAGCCGGTGAACTTTGGGATCATTTTTCTGATGCTGCGCAACGCGCCATGGTGTATACCGGTCAGGATTACATCAATATTTTAAGTGACCTGCTGGACGAATGGAAAATCGAGCACTTCTCTAATCTGACAGAAAAAGCTCAAAAAGCTCAGGAATATTTGGTGAAGTTACCAGCAAGATTGCAAAGAATAACCGACAGAATTGCAACACCAGATTTAGAATATCAGTTTAAATGGGTTAAATCATAA
- the ligD gene encoding DNA ligase D codes for MPLEEYNKKRNFEETSEPEGKTKKSEGELIFVIQRHSATRLHYDFRLEMDGVLKSWAVPKGPSLNPKDKRLAMMTEDHPYSYRDFEGSIPEGNYGGGEVEVWDSGTYEPLEKVEGKSDDTVMRAELHKGSLKFVLHGKKLKGEFALVKIKNPKDDNAWLLIKHKDKFALDEYDSEDHVPKKSKVTEREENRPTKKKTVKTAENSTKSYQNYTPALSGEKKLKDFIKPMLAQVGDEAFDCKDWVFEIKWDGYRAVADLQNDNKLLYSRNGLSFSEKFSKISEALEDQKFPMVLDGEIVAFNSAGQPDFQALQQIGDNPNMAMTYQVFDLLWLNGHSTTNLTLLERKELLKNALVENEVVKYCEHVPEKGKDFFNQIEKMNLEGMIAKKSNSTYTEGSRSVDWLKIKFQQTEDVLICGFTEPKGSRKKFGAIILGTFVNGELQYCGHAGTGFSDKKLAELYELFEPLITMESPFKNVPKTNTKATWVKPEIVCEIKFTEKTSDGIFRHPVFLGIRVDKEKADVKETSLEENEKVNKSTKKQPKNEKNDESEKVKKQVEETTKADSEKVKKMPKKQPKNESANEPDEENAITSKTDKMNNTRENEEEKKIGKHTVKLTNQNKVYFPESGITKGDVVEYYQSVAKYILPHLKNRPQSLNRFPNGIKGLSFYHKDAGDSAPDWIEKVTIFSESNEKDIQYLVCNTAADMAYLNNLGCIDLNPWNSSINHLESPDWLALDLDPSEGNTFEDVIEVALATKEVLDQVKIEGFCKTSGSSGIHIFIPMQGKYDYEQVKNFAHLLMQKVQQLVPEITTLERSLKKREKNQIYLDYLQNRGGQTLASVYSIRPKPGAPVSMSLNWDEVKPGLKPADFNIHNALERIKKNGDLFKPVIGKGIDMLKALKNLEK; via the coding sequence ATGCCACTTGAAGAATACAATAAAAAACGGAATTTCGAGGAAACATCGGAACCGGAAGGGAAAACGAAAAAAAGTGAAGGCGAACTTATTTTTGTGATTCAGCGGCATTCTGCGACTCGTCTGCATTACGATTTCCGCCTGGAAATGGATGGTGTCCTCAAAAGTTGGGCGGTGCCGAAAGGCCCTTCATTGAATCCGAAAGACAAGCGTCTGGCGATGATGACCGAAGATCACCCCTACTCGTACCGGGACTTTGAGGGAAGCATTCCTGAAGGAAATTATGGCGGTGGCGAAGTGGAAGTTTGGGATTCCGGTACTTACGAACCTTTGGAAAAAGTCGAAGGAAAATCGGATGATACTGTAATGCGGGCTGAGTTGCACAAAGGATCGCTAAAGTTTGTTCTGCACGGAAAAAAACTAAAAGGTGAGTTTGCGCTGGTAAAAATTAAAAATCCCAAGGACGACAATGCCTGGCTGCTCATCAAGCATAAAGACAAATTCGCTTTGGATGAATACGATTCGGAAGACCATGTTCCGAAAAAATCGAAAGTAACAGAAAGGGAGGAAAATCGGCCTACCAAAAAAAAAACAGTAAAAACGGCTGAAAATTCTACAAAATCTTACCAGAACTATACACCTGCACTTTCGGGTGAAAAAAAGCTAAAAGATTTCATAAAACCCATGTTGGCGCAGGTTGGCGATGAAGCTTTTGACTGCAAAGATTGGGTTTTCGAGATTAAATGGGACGGCTATCGTGCTGTTGCGGACTTGCAAAACGATAACAAACTGTTGTATTCCAGAAACGGACTTTCCTTTTCGGAAAAATTTTCAAAAATCAGCGAAGCGCTCGAGGACCAAAAATTTCCCATGGTTTTGGATGGCGAAATTGTGGCTTTTAATTCTGCAGGTCAGCCAGACTTCCAGGCTTTGCAGCAAATTGGCGACAACCCCAATATGGCGATGACTTATCAGGTTTTCGATTTGCTGTGGTTGAATGGGCATTCGACCACAAATCTGACCTTGCTGGAAAGAAAAGAATTGCTGAAAAACGCGTTGGTAGAAAATGAAGTCGTAAAATATTGCGAACATGTTCCGGAAAAAGGCAAAGATTTTTTCAACCAGATTGAAAAAATGAATCTGGAAGGAATGATTGCCAAGAAATCAAATAGCACTTATACAGAAGGTTCCAGAAGTGTCGATTGGCTAAAAATTAAATTTCAGCAAACAGAAGACGTTTTAATCTGCGGTTTTACGGAGCCGAAAGGTTCGCGGAAAAAATTTGGTGCTATCATTCTCGGAACTTTTGTCAATGGTGAGCTGCAGTACTGCGGTCACGCAGGTACAGGTTTCAGCGATAAAAAGCTGGCGGAGTTGTACGAGTTGTTTGAGCCGTTAATTACCATGGAATCTCCTTTCAAAAACGTTCCGAAAACAAATACCAAAGCAACCTGGGTTAAACCGGAAATTGTCTGCGAAATAAAGTTCACTGAAAAAACCAGCGACGGGATTTTCCGCCATCCGGTGTTTTTAGGAATTCGGGTTGATAAAGAAAAAGCCGATGTAAAAGAAACTTCTTTGGAGGAAAATGAAAAAGTGAACAAAAGCACTAAAAAGCAGCCAAAAAATGAGAAGAATGATGAGTCCGAAAAAGTAAAAAAACAGGTCGAAGAAACTACTAAGGCTGACAGTGAAAAAGTAAAAAAAATGCCCAAAAAGCAGCCAAAAAATGAAAGTGCAAATGAGCCGGATGAAGAAAATGCTATAACCTCAAAAACGGATAAGATGAACAACACTCGCGAGAATGAAGAGGAGAAAAAAATCGGGAAACATACCGTAAAACTCACAAACCAAAATAAAGTTTATTTCCCCGAAAGTGGCATTACCAAAGGCGATGTGGTGGAATATTATCAGTCCGTTGCTAAATACATTTTACCGCATTTGAAAAACCGTCCGCAATCGCTGAACCGTTTTCCAAACGGAATTAAAGGCTTAAGTTTTTATCACAAAGACGCTGGTGACAGCGCTCCGGACTGGATTGAAAAAGTGACGATTTTTTCTGAATCGAATGAAAAAGACATCCAGTATTTGGTTTGCAATACCGCGGCAGATATGGCTTATTTAAACAATCTCGGTTGTATAGATCTTAATCCGTGGAATTCCAGCATCAATCATTTGGAGTCGCCGGACTGGCTCGCGCTGGATTTGGATCCTTCGGAAGGCAATACCTTTGAAGATGTAATCGAAGTTGCGCTGGCCACAAAAGAAGTTCTGGACCAGGTAAAAATTGAAGGCTTTTGCAAGACTTCGGGAAGTTCCGGAATCCATATTTTCATTCCGATGCAGGGAAAATACGACTATGAGCAGGTAAAAAATTTCGCGCATCTGCTGATGCAGAAAGTACAGCAGCTGGTGCCGGAAATTACCACGCTGGAACGCAGTTTAAAGAAAAGAGAAAAAAATCAAATCTATTTGGATTATTTGCAAAACCGTGGTGGACAGACTTTAGCGAGTGTTTACAGCATTCGGCCAAAACCGGGCGCGCCGGTTTCAATGTCGTTGAATTGGGATGAAGTAAAACCAGGTTTAAAACCGGCAGATTTCAATATTCATAATGCATTGGAACGAATTAAGAAAAACGGAGATTTGTTTAAACCGGTGATTGGAAAAGGAATCGATATGCTGAAAGCTCTTAAAAACCTCGAAAAATAA
- a CDS encoding class I SAM-dependent methyltransferase: protein MKKIAKFLLNSVPRPFLINLSIFLRPFIYFIFKGDQFFDPIDGKSYRKFLPYGYGKQRENALSPGTLSLERHRQMWLYLQNETEFFTKNFKVLHIAPEQEFLRRFKKLKNINYVSADLFSPIVDVKADILDLPFEVESFDVIFCNHVLEHIEKDGKAMSELFRVMKKGGWGIFQVPLKTSLEKTYEDFSITDKAERQKHFGQYDHVRWYGMDYFQRLENAGFSVDVNYYSKKFSETDRKKFGLLENEILPVVKKS from the coding sequence ATGAAAAAAATCGCGAAATTTTTACTCAATTCAGTTCCCAGACCTTTTCTGATCAATCTGAGTATTTTTCTGCGTCCTTTCATTTATTTTATTTTTAAAGGTGACCAATTTTTTGATCCGATCGATGGTAAATCTTACCGAAAATTTCTACCATACGGCTACGGAAAACAGCGTGAAAATGCGCTGTCTCCCGGAACTTTAAGTCTCGAAAGACACCGCCAAATGTGGCTTTACCTTCAAAATGAAACCGAATTTTTCACCAAAAATTTTAAAGTTCTGCACATTGCTCCGGAGCAGGAGTTTCTCCGACGCTTTAAAAAACTTAAAAATATCAATTACGTTTCCGCCGATTTATTTTCACCAATTGTTGATGTGAAAGCAGATATTTTAGATTTACCTTTTGAAGTTGAAAGTTTTGACGTCATCTTCTGCAACCATGTTTTAGAGCATATTGAAAAAGACGGAAAGGCGATGAGCGAACTTTTCCGCGTGATGAAAAAAGGCGGCTGGGGAATTTTTCAGGTTCCACTAAAAACGTCGCTCGAAAAAACGTACGAAGATTTTTCAATAACTGATAAAGCAGAAAGACAAAAACATTTTGGCCAGTATGACCATGTTCGCTGGTACGGAATGGACTATTTTCAACGGCTTGAAAATGCCGGATTTTCTGTGGACGTAAATTATTATTCCAAAAAATTCAGCGAAACAGACCGGAAAAAATTCGGACTTTTAGAAAACGAAATTCTTCCGGTCGTTAAAAAGTCCTAA
- the map gene encoding type I methionyl aminopeptidase, producing MIHLKTIEELRLMRESAQLVSKTLGMLAKEIKPGVSTLHLDNLGGEFIRDHGGEPAFLGMYGFPKNLCISPNAEVVHGIPNEKPLEEGDILSVDCGVYMNGFYGDHAYSFAVGKIAPETEKLLKVTKESLYKGIEQCVRGKRVGDISNAIQTHCEAHGYGVVRELVGHGLGRKMHEDPQVPNYGRKGSGKVLKDGIVLAIEPMVNLGTEKVKFHSDGWTVTSKDNSPSAHFEHDVCIIAGKPVLLSTYKYIYEALGIVSDEEKAFTMDF from the coding sequence TTGATACATTTAAAAACAATAGAAGAACTTCGCTTGATGCGCGAAAGTGCTCAGCTGGTTTCCAAAACTTTGGGCATGCTTGCAAAAGAAATTAAGCCTGGAGTTTCAACTTTACATCTTGATAATTTAGGTGGCGAATTTATTCGTGACCACGGCGGTGAGCCTGCATTTTTAGGAATGTACGGTTTCCCGAAAAACCTTTGTATATCACCGAACGCTGAAGTCGTTCACGGAATACCGAACGAAAAACCGCTTGAGGAAGGCGATATTTTGTCCGTTGATTGCGGTGTTTATATGAATGGTTTTTATGGCGATCACGCATATTCATTTGCGGTCGGGAAGATCGCACCGGAAACTGAAAAATTATTGAAAGTCACCAAAGAATCTTTGTACAAGGGCATCGAACAATGCGTGCGCGGAAAAAGAGTAGGCGACATTTCAAATGCCATTCAAACGCACTGCGAAGCTCATGGTTACGGCGTTGTGCGCGAATTGGTCGGTCACGGTCTTGGCCGTAAAATGCACGAAGATCCACAAGTTCCAAATTACGGCAGAAAAGGTAGTGGTAAAGTTTTAAAAGACGGTATCGTACTTGCGATCGAGCCGATGGTGAATCTCGGTACAGAAAAAGTAAAATTCCACAGCGACGGTTGGACTGTTACTTCCAAAGATAATTCACCATCAGCGCATTTTGAACATGATGTCTGCATCATCGCCGGTAAGCCGGTTTTGCTTTCCACTTACAAGTATATCTACGAAGCTTTAGGTATTGTGAGTGATGAAGAAAAAGCATTTACAATGGATTTTTAA
- a CDS encoding BT0820 family HAD-type phosphatase, which produces MTNSKKLAIDFDGTIVDDAYPGIGKPKIFAFETLKKLQSDGHRLILWTFRHGKTLDEAVEFCKKNGVEFYAVNSSFEGEIFNHSQASRKIDADLFIDDRNLGGFPGWGEIYNIIKERIEFRVEGKEVLPYSKIKKEKKKGLFW; this is translated from the coding sequence ATGACCAACAGCAAGAAATTAGCAATAGATTTTGACGGAACCATTGTCGACGATGCATATCCCGGAATTGGAAAACCGAAAATATTTGCTTTTGAAACGCTGAAAAAATTGCAGTCCGACGGGCACCGTTTGATTTTATGGACTTTCCGCCACGGAAAAACCCTTGATGAAGCGGTAGAATTTTGCAAAAAAAACGGCGTTGAGTTTTATGCCGTAAATTCCAGTTTCGAAGGTGAAATTTTTAACCATAGCCAGGCTTCGCGAAAAATCGATGCAGATTTGTTCATCGATGACCGCAACTTAGGTGGTTTTCCGGGTTGGGGCGAAATCTATAACATCATCAAGGAACGAATTGAGTTTCGGGTAGAGGGCAAAGAAGTTTTGCCTTATTCTAAAATTAAAAAAGAAAAAAAGAAAGGACTTTTCTGGTAA
- the ku gene encoding non-homologous end joining protein Ku, with translation MKAIWNGAIGFGLVNIPVKMYSAVQDSNLDLDMLDKSDHANIKFKRVNEKSGKEVKYADIVKGYNIDGNYVILEPEDYAAVAPEKTKVFSIEQFVQEEEIDSVYFEVPYYLEPQKNAENAYNLLLKALSETKKAGIGTFIMRDKEILGMIRPYNDEILIVNRLRFAQEIRDYKDLKLPAAKDPKAGELKMAISLIDQTSEKFNPAAYKDTYNDDLLKIIESKAKGKKVKKTTEEPEETGKVVDLMAQLKASLESSKKAKKVS, from the coding sequence ATGAAGGCGATTTGGAACGGCGCAATCGGTTTTGGTCTCGTAAACATTCCCGTAAAAATGTATTCTGCAGTGCAGGATTCCAACTTAGATTTGGATATGTTGGATAAAAGTGACCACGCAAATATCAAATTTAAAAGGGTGAACGAGAAATCCGGCAAGGAAGTTAAGTATGCGGATATCGTAAAAGGTTATAACATCGATGGCAATTATGTTATTCTGGAACCTGAAGATTACGCTGCCGTTGCACCAGAAAAAACAAAGGTTTTTTCCATTGAACAATTCGTTCAGGAAGAGGAAATCGATTCGGTTTATTTTGAAGTTCCTTACTATTTGGAGCCTCAAAAAAATGCTGAAAACGCCTATAACTTATTGCTCAAGGCTTTAAGTGAAACAAAAAAGGCCGGCATCGGAACTTTTATTATGCGGGATAAAGAAATTTTGGGCATGATTCGCCCGTATAATGACGAAATTTTAATTGTAAACCGTTTGCGTTTCGCGCAGGAAATACGTGATTACAAAGATTTAAAATTGCCCGCGGCAAAAGATCCAAAAGCCGGTGAGCTGAAAATGGCGATTTCGTTAATCGACCAAACATCAGAAAAATTCAATCCCGCCGCATACAAAGATACCTACAACGATGATTTGCTGAAAATTATCGAAAGCAAGGCCAAGGGTAAAAAAGTGAAAAAAACCACCGAAGAGCCGGAAGAAACCGGAAAAGTGGTGGATTTGATGGCGCAGCTGAAAGCAAGTTTAGAAAGTTCGAAAAAAGCCAAAAAAGTTTCCTGA